The proteins below come from a single Sphingomonas carotinifaciens genomic window:
- a CDS encoding polyprenyl synthetase family protein → MATATVMLGDALADVAAEIDARFDALLEVPDDPRAPLYRAMRHAAIGGGKRLRPLLVFATAALFNVDKDRAARVATALEAIHVYSLIHDDLPAMDDDDMRRGKPTVHKAFDEATAILAGDCLHALAFEILAEPDTHPEPHVRAELILDLARASGPSGMAGGQAMDLEAETGDFDLNTVTRLQQMKTGALITAAVEAGAILGRVGPEGRTHLRGYAHDLGLAFQIADDLLDAEGDETVAGKKLRKDGDAGKATFLTLLGVERARAQCGMLVDQAVEHLRHYGPEADLLRAVARYVVERDH, encoded by the coding sequence ATGGCGACCGCCACGGTGATGCTGGGCGACGCGCTGGCCGATGTCGCAGCCGAGATCGATGCGCGCTTCGATGCGCTGCTGGAGGTGCCGGACGATCCACGCGCGCCGCTGTACCGGGCGATGCGCCACGCCGCGATCGGCGGGGGCAAGCGGCTGCGCCCGTTGCTGGTGTTCGCCACCGCGGCGCTGTTCAACGTCGACAAGGACCGGGCAGCCCGCGTCGCCACCGCGCTGGAGGCGATCCACGTCTATTCCCTGATCCATGACGACCTGCCGGCAATGGACGATGACGACATGCGCCGTGGCAAGCCCACCGTGCACAAGGCGTTCGACGAGGCAACCGCGATCCTGGCGGGGGACTGCCTGCATGCGCTGGCCTTTGAAATACTGGCGGAGCCGGACACGCATCCCGAGCCGCATGTCCGCGCCGAACTGATCCTGGACCTGGCGCGTGCCTCCGGCCCCTCGGGGATGGCGGGTGGACAAGCGATGGACCTGGAGGCCGAGACCGGCGATTTCGACCTGAACACCGTCACCCGGCTGCAACAGATGAAGACGGGCGCCCTGATCACCGCGGCGGTGGAGGCGGGCGCGATCCTGGGCCGGGTGGGGCCGGAGGGCCGGACGCATCTGCGCGGATACGCGCATGACCTGGGCCTTGCCTTTCAGATCGCCGACGATCTGCTGGACGCCGAGGGCGACGAAACGGTGGCGGGCAAGAAGCTGCGCAAGGACGGCGATGCCGGCAAGGCGACGTTCCTGACCCTGCTGGGCGTGGAGCGGGCGCGGGCGCAGTGCGGGATGCTGGTCGACCAGGCGGTCGAGCATCTGCGCCATTACGGGCCCGAGGCGGATTTGCTGCGCGCGGTTGCCCGCTATGTGGTGGAGCGCGACCATTGA
- a CDS encoding peptidylprolyl isomerase, whose amino-acid sequence MRVFAGIVAVVASLFAVPAAAQVQAPVAPRAAPPLVTDKENLWLLDLSTGGRVTIWLRPDVAPKMVERIKTLTRQHFYDGLLFHRVIDGFMAQGGDPKGDGTGGSELPNVPSEFNYLPHVRGSVSAARADDPNSANSQFFIVFQPRLALDKKYTVFGRVIDGMQYVDPIERGEPPANPSRIVHAYIAADNPPPFQPLPVAAPAAGLGAPVTLPGAAVAAPKPAVRTPAPAARKAAPKRQ is encoded by the coding sequence ATGCGCGTTTTCGCCGGTATAGTTGCAGTGGTGGCCAGCTTGTTCGCGGTGCCAGCCGCCGCGCAGGTGCAGGCACCGGTGGCCCCGCGGGCGGCACCGCCGCTGGTCACGGACAAGGAAAATCTGTGGCTGCTCGATCTGTCGACCGGTGGCCGGGTGACGATCTGGCTGCGTCCCGATGTCGCGCCCAAGATGGTGGAGCGCATCAAGACGCTGACCCGACAGCATTTCTATGACGGGCTGCTGTTCCACCGCGTGATCGACGGCTTCATGGCACAGGGCGGCGATCCCAAGGGCGACGGCACCGGCGGGTCGGAGCTGCCCAACGTCCCGTCCGAATTCAACTATCTGCCGCACGTGCGCGGATCGGTGTCGGCGGCACGCGCCGATGATCCGAACAGCGCCAACAGCCAGTTCTTTATCGTCTTCCAGCCGCGCCTCGCGCTCGACAAGAAATACACGGTGTTCGGCCGGGTGATCGACGGCATGCAATATGTCGATCCGATCGAGCGGGGCGAGCCGCCGGCGAACCCGTCGCGGATCGTCCATGCCTATATTGCGGCGGACAATCCCCCGCCCTTCCAGCCGCTGCCCGTCGCCGCCCCCGCGGCCGGGCTGGGCGCGCCGGTGACGTTGCCGGGGGCCGCGGTCGCCGCGCCCAAGCCGGCTGTCCGGACTCCGGCGCCGGCGGCGCGGAAGGCCGCGCCGAAGCGCCAGTGA
- the coaD gene encoding pantetheine-phosphate adenylyltransferase, whose amino-acid sequence MTRIGVYPGTFDPVTLGHMDIIRRGAKLVDRLVIGVTTNPSKSPMFTLDERMAMVRREVADVGGEIHVVAFDSLLMDFAEREGARVIVRGLRAVADFEYEYQMAGMNQQINPRVETVFLMADVALQPIASRLVKEIALFGGEIGRFVPPTVRNEVVARVGQIGRKGS is encoded by the coding sequence TTGACCCGGATCGGCGTCTATCCCGGCACCTTCGACCCGGTCACGCTGGGCCATATGGACATCATTCGGCGCGGCGCGAAGCTGGTCGACCGGCTGGTGATCGGGGTGACGACCAACCCCTCCAAGTCGCCGATGTTCACGCTGGACGAGCGCATGGCGATGGTCCGGCGCGAGGTGGCGGATGTGGGCGGCGAGATCCATGTCGTCGCGTTCGATTCGCTGCTGATGGATTTTGCCGAGCGTGAAGGCGCCCGCGTAATCGTTCGCGGCCTGCGTGCGGTGGCCGATTTCGAGTATGAGTATCAGATGGCCGGCATGAACCAGCAGATCAATCCGCGGGTCGAAACCGTCTTCCTGATGGCCGACGTGGCGCTGCAACCCATCGCCAGCCGGCTGGTCAAGGAAATCGCGCTGTTCGGCGGCGAGATCGGCCGCTTCGTGCCCCCGACCGTGCGCAACGAGGTGGTGGCACGGGTCGGGCAGATCGGACGCAAGGGTAGCTGA
- the queA gene encoding tRNA preQ1(34) S-adenosylmethionine ribosyltransferase-isomerase QueA has product MNVDLFDFALPNDRIALHPAAPRDAARMLVLDGEATRDAEVRDLPGCLRAGDLLVFNDTRVIPAQLEGRRGEARIGATLHKREGPRRWRAFIRNAKRLRDGDVIDFGAGVAATAGERGEDGSFVLDFAGDEPVELLLERAGRMPLPPYIAQKRGIEARDADDYQTMFANEPGAVAAPTAALHFTPGLIAALEAAGIGHATLTLHVGAGTFLPVKADDTADHRMHAEWGRIDQATADRLNATRAAGGRIIAVGTTSLRLIESASGEDRIVRPFEGDTAIFITPGYRFRGIDGLMTNFHLPRSTLFMLVSALMGLERMQAAYAHAIAAGYRFYSYGDASLLLPGDDA; this is encoded by the coding sequence GTGAACGTCGACCTTTTCGACTTCGCGCTTCCCAACGACCGCATCGCGCTGCACCCCGCCGCCCCGCGCGATGCGGCGCGGATGTTGGTGCTGGATGGCGAGGCGACGCGCGACGCAGAAGTGCGCGACCTGCCCGGATGCCTGCGTGCCGGCGACCTGCTGGTCTTCAACGATACGCGCGTCATCCCGGCGCAACTGGAGGGCCGACGGGGCGAAGCGCGGATCGGGGCGACGCTGCACAAGCGTGAAGGGCCGCGCCGGTGGCGTGCCTTTATCCGCAATGCCAAGCGGTTGCGCGACGGCGATGTGATCGATTTCGGCGCGGGCGTTGCCGCCACTGCGGGCGAGCGGGGCGAGGATGGCAGCTTCGTGCTGGATTTTGCCGGTGACGAACCAGTCGAGTTGCTGCTGGAGCGTGCCGGCCGCATGCCGCTGCCCCCCTATATCGCGCAGAAGCGTGGGATCGAGGCGCGCGATGCGGACGATTATCAGACGATGTTCGCCAACGAACCCGGCGCGGTGGCGGCACCGACCGCGGCACTGCACTTCACGCCCGGCCTGATCGCGGCGCTGGAGGCGGCGGGGATCGGCCATGCCACGCTGACCCTGCATGTAGGTGCGGGTACCTTCCTGCCGGTCAAGGCGGACGATACCGCGGATCACCGCATGCATGCCGAATGGGGTCGCATCGACCAGGCGACCGCGGACCGGCTGAATGCGACGCGCGCGGCCGGCGGGCGGATCATCGCGGTCGGCACCACCTCGCTGCGCCTGATCGAGAGCGCCAGTGGCGAGGACCGGATCGTGCGACCGTTCGAGGGTGACACCGCGATCTTCATCACCCCCGGCTATCGGTTCAGGGGGATCGATGGGCTGATGACCAATTTCCACCTGCCCCGGTCGACGCTGTTCATGCTGGTATCCGCGCTGATGGGCCTGGAGCGCATGCAGGCCGCCTATGCGCACGCCATCGCGGCCGGATATCGCTTCTATTCCTATGGCGATGCGTCGCTGTTGCTGCCGGGGGATGATGCATGA